The Candidatus Arthromitus sp. SFB-mouse-Japan genome includes a region encoding these proteins:
- the rpmC gene encoding 50S ribosomal protein L29: MKISELRELRSLDITEMNVKLIELKSELFNLRFQLAVGQLSNPMRIREVKRSIAQIKTAIREHEIMQLK, translated from the coding sequence ATGAAGATAAGTGAACTTAGAGAATTAAGGTCATTGGATATTACTGAAATGAATGTTAAATTAATTGAATTAAAATCGGAACTTTTTAATTTGCGTTTTCAATTGGCTGTTGGTCAACTATCTAATCCTATGAGAATTAGAGAAGTTAAGAGATCAATTGCTCAGATTAAAACAGCTATAAGAGAACATGAAATAATGCAGTTAAAATAA
- the rplX gene encoding 50S ribosomal protein L24 produces MHVRKNDTVYIISGKDKDKIGEVLKVNPNKNTLIVSGINIVTKHIKPNRQNMQGGITKVEAPINVSKVMLYCNNCKKSTRLKQKFIDNGTKVRVCRHCERTI; encoded by the coding sequence ATGCATGTCAGAAAAAATGATACGGTTTACATTATTTCAGGTAAGGATAAAGATAAAATAGGTGAAGTTCTTAAAGTAAATCCTAATAAGAATACGCTTATTGTAAGTGGTATAAATATAGTAACTAAACATATAAAGCCTAACAGACAAAATATGCAAGGGGGTATAACAAAAGTTGAAGCTCCAATAAATGTATCTAAGGTTATGTTATATTGTAATAATTGTAAAAAATCTACAAGATTAAAACAAAAATTTATTGATAATGGTACAAAAGTAAGAGTTTGTAGACATTGCGAACGAACAATTTGA
- the rplP gene encoding 50S ribosomal protein L16, which translates to MLMPKRVKYRRVQKGRMRGVSKAGTMIAYGDYALVATSTSWITGNQIESARIAINRYIKRGGKLHIKIFPHKSVTKKPAEVRMGSGKGAPEFFVAVVKPGRIMFELSGVSEELAKEAMRLASHKLPVKTKFLTRKDFERVGGE; encoded by the coding sequence ATGTTAATGCCTAAAAGAGTTAAATATCGTAGGGTACAAAAAGGTAGAATGAGAGGCGTATCTAAAGCGGGCACAATGATAGCTTATGGAGATTATGCTTTAGTTGCTACAAGTACTTCTTGGATAACTGGTAATCAAATTGAGTCTGCAAGGATTGCTATAAATAGATATATAAAAAGAGGTGGAAAATTACATATAAAAATATTCCCTCATAAATCAGTTACTAAAAAACCAGCTGAAGTTCGTATGGGATCTGGTAAGGGTGCGCCAGAATTTTTTGTTGCGGTTGTTAAACCGGGAAGGATTATGTTTGAATTATCGGGCGTTTCAGAAGAATTAGCAAAGGAAGCTATGAGGTTAGCTTCGCATAAATTACCAGTAAAGACTAAATTTTTGACTAGAAAAGATTTTGAAAGAGTTGGTGGTGAATAG
- the rplN gene encoding 50S ribosomal protein L14, whose translation MIQELTRLKVADNTGAKEVMCIRVLGGSRRKSGNIGDIIVASVKNASPGGVVKKGDVVKAIIVRTVKGVVRSDGSFIRFDDNAVVILKEDGQPRGTRIFGPVARELRDKECMKILSLAPEVL comes from the coding sequence ATGATACAGGAATTAACTAGATTAAAAGTTGCTGATAACACAGGTGCTAAGGAAGTGATGTGTATAAGAGTATTAGGGGGATCACGCAGGAAAAGTGGGAATATAGGAGATATTATAGTTGCTAGCGTAAAAAATGCATCACCAGGTGGTGTTGTTAAAAAAGGTGATGTTGTTAAGGCTATAATAGTTAGAACTGTTAAAGGTGTTGTTCGTTCAGATGGTTCTTTTATTAGATTTGATGATAATGCTGTTGTAATTTTGAAAGAAGATGGTCAGCCTAGAGGAACCAGAATTTTTGGACCTGTTGCTAGAGAATTAAGAGATAAAGAGTGTATGAAAATACTTTCATTAGCTCCAGAAGTTTTATAG
- the rplV gene encoding 50S ribosomal protein L22 — translation MDTKAIAKYVRMSPMKINVVLKLIRGKSIKEAYSILLYTNRRAAAVIEKVLKSAVSNAENNNNMDRNLLIVKSAYVNNGPILKRFQPRAQGRAFRINKRTSHITIIVGENSK, via the coding sequence ATGGATACAAAAGCTATAGCCAAATATGTAAGAATGTCTCCTATGAAAATAAATGTTGTATTAAAACTAATAAGAGGCAAATCGATTAAGGAAGCATATTCTATTTTGTTATATACAAATAGAAGAGCGGCTGCCGTTATAGAAAAAGTTTTAAAATCAGCAGTTTCAAATGCGGAAAATAATAATAATATGGATCGAAATTTATTAATTGTTAAGTCTGCTTATGTTAATAATGGTCCTATATTAAAAAGGTTTCAACCAAGAGCTCAGGGTAGAGCATTTAGAATTAATAAAAGAACTAGCCATATTACTATAATAGTTGGAGAAAATAGCAAATAA
- the rpsQ gene encoding 30S ribosomal protein S17 has translation MERNSRKVKTGVVVSDKMQKTIVVAVEGKKKHTLYGKVLKVTNKFKAHDENNEAKINDRVLIMETRPLSKDKRWRLVEVLERAK, from the coding sequence GTGGAAAGAAATTCAAGAAAAGTTAAAACTGGTGTAGTAGTATCAGATAAGATGCAAAAAACTATAGTTGTTGCGGTAGAGGGTAAGAAGAAGCATACGTTGTATGGTAAGGTTCTTAAAGTTACTAATAAATTTAAGGCTCACGATGAGAATAATGAAGCTAAGATTAATGATAGAGTATTAATTATGGAAACAAGACCACTATCAAAAGATAAAAGATGGAGGTTGGTAGAAGTATTAGAAAGAGCTAAATAA
- the rpsC gene encoding 30S ribosomal protein S3 — protein sequence MGQKVNPHGLRVGVIKDWSSRWYADKKDFSRYLFEDFQIRKVIKNKYYSAGISKIEIERSVKKLKINIYTARPGVIIGKGGAGIEIVKSEIQKIDSAGSSIVINIVEIKSYDTDAQLVAENIALQLERRVSFRRAMKQAMQRTMKMRVLGIKTAVSGRLGGADIARTEHYHDGTIPLQTLRADIDYGFAEANTTYGKLGVKVWIYKGEVLSKKTLINDDKN from the coding sequence ATGGGTCAAAAAGTTAATCCTCATGGTCTAAGAGTGGGAGTTATTAAAGATTGGTCTTCTAGATGGTATGCAGATAAAAAAGATTTTTCCAGGTATTTGTTTGAAGATTTTCAAATTAGGAAAGTAATTAAGAATAAGTATTATTCTGCAGGAATATCAAAGATAGAGATTGAGAGAAGTGTAAAGAAGTTAAAAATAAATATATATACGGCACGACCTGGTGTTATTATTGGAAAAGGTGGAGCTGGAATTGAAATTGTTAAATCAGAGATTCAAAAGATAGATTCAGCTGGTAGTTCAATTGTAATAAATATAGTTGAGATTAAATCATATGATACAGATGCACAGTTAGTTGCTGAAAATATAGCTTTGCAATTAGAAAGAAGAGTATCGTTTAGGAGAGCTATGAAACAGGCAATGCAAAGAACTATGAAAATGAGAGTTTTAGGAATAAAAACTGCTGTTTCAGGAAGATTGGGTGGAGCAGATATTGCTAGAACTGAGCATTATCATGATGGAACAATACCATTACAAACTTTAAGAGCTGATATAGATTATGGGTTTGCTGAGGCTAACACTACTTATGGTAAACTTGGTGTTAAGGTTTGGATTTATAAAGGTGAAGTTTTATCTAAAAAAACTTTAATTAATGATGATAAAAATTAG